Proteins encoded together in one Oncorhynchus mykiss isolate Arlee chromosome 7, USDA_OmykA_1.1, whole genome shotgun sequence window:
- the gpr84 gene encoding G-protein coupled receptor 84, with the protein MLENVTGDVQNDTFSCHHPSVEAYRYFGVLWGSVVTIVGTVGNMLTILAFSTDTRLRTRFNVLIVNLALADLLYCTLLQPVSVDSYLHLRWRGGPLWCSIFGLLLFLSNSVSIITLCLIAASRYLLVTKRDVFERVFSGRGLAILLPSTWALGLASFGPLWPVYVFAPQVCTCSFHRTRGRPYTTVLLFFYFFIGLGCVGIFYLLIYRRVRVAALALVRYRFSRRSSQKKPNSSEQGTEGDSGVGSGVATTQSCELSSQAELTQYKRVEVKVHPGKAQSSHSTWGSALTSHSAHLAGAQELPPALNPVPHSATPAPITAPSSSTTSSGDNVEFRRVTRMCFTVFLCFVGCFVPFLLLNIADKQNRAPQVLHMFCANLTWLNSCINPVLYAVMNRQFGQAYRALLVRAATPFTHLWTR; encoded by the coding sequence ATGCTGGAGAACGTCACAGGTGACGTGCAGAATGACACCTTCTCCTGCCACCACCCCTCGGTGGAGGCCTACCGCTACTTCGGCGTGCTGTGGGGTTCGGTAGTTACTATAGTTGGAACGGTGGGGAACATGCTTACCATTCTGGCCTTCTCCACGGACACCCGGCTGCGGACGCGTTTCAACGTGCTGATAGTGAACCTGGCCCTGGCGGACCTGTTGTACTGCACCCTGCTGCAGCCCGTCTCTGTCGACTCCTACCTACACCTCCGCTGGAGGGGCGGACCTCTCTGGTGCAGCATCTTTggcctcctcctctttctctccaactCTGTCTCTATCATCACCCTGTGTCTGATCGCGGCCAGCCGTTACCTGCTGGTGACGAAGCGGGATGTGTTTGAGCGGGTGTTTTCTGGTCGAGGCCTGGCTATCCTCCTGCCCTCCACCTGGGCCCTGGGCCTGGCCAGCTTCGGCCCGCTCTGGCCCGTTTATGTATTTGCTCCACAGGTGTGCACCTGCAGTTTCCACCGCACCAGGGGGCGCCCTTACACCACCGTGCTGCTATTCTTCTACTTCTTTATCGGCCTGGGCTGCGTGGGGATTTTCTACCTGCTCATTTACAGGCGAGTCAGGGTGGCAGCACTGGCACTGGTCCGCTACCGGTTTAGCCGACGCTCGTCACAAAAGAAGCCAAACTCATCAGAACAAGGGACGGAGGGGGATAGTGGAGTCGGGAGCGGGGTGGCCACCACCCAGAGCTGTGAATTGAGCAGCCAGGCAGAACTAACCCAATACAAGAGGGTAGAGGTGAAGGTGCACCCTGGGAAAGCCCAGTCCTCCCACTCCACCTGGGGCTCTGCTTTAACTTCGCATTCAGCTCACCTAGCAGGGGCACAGGAGCTACCCCCTGCCCTCAACCCTGTGCCCCACTCGGCCACTCCTGCCCCCATcactgccccctcctcctccaccacctcttcaGGGGACAATGTTGAGTTTAGACGTGTGACCCGGATGTGTTTCACTGTCTTCCTGTGTTTCGTGGGCTGTTTTGTCCCGTTCCTGCTGCTGAACATTGCTGATAAGCAGAACCGTGCACCTCAGGTGCTCCACATGTTCTGTGCCAACCTCACCTGGCTCAACAGTTGTATTAACCCTGTGCTCTACGCTGTCATGAACCGCCAGTTCGGACAGGCCTACCGGGCCCTTCTAGTCAGGGCCGCCACACCCTTCACACACCTCTGGACACGGTGA